One region of Camelina sativa cultivar DH55 chromosome 6, Cs, whole genome shotgun sequence genomic DNA includes:
- the LOC104790027 gene encoding NAC domain-containing protein 35 isoform X2 — protein sequence MAIVSSTTSIIPMSTQVNNNEKGIEEDDHRGGHESNVQNDDEADDHDHDMVMPGFRFHPTEEELIEFYLRRKVEGKRFNVELITFLDLYRYDPWELPAMAAIGEKEWYFYVPRDRKYRNGDRPNRVTTSGYWKATGADRMIRSETSRPIGLKKTLVFYSGKAPKGTRTSWIMNEYRLPHHETEKYQKAEISLCRVYKRPGVEDHPSLPRSLSTRHHNNHNSSSRQALRQQQHHSSSSNHSENNLNNNTNNLEKLSTEYSGDGSTTTTTNSNSDVTIALANQNIYRPMPYGASNNTSIISTSNQEDDEAAIVDDLQRLVNYQISDGATTAAALTPRTQATLAMSMIPTGTIPNSALWDMWNPIIPDGNRDHYTINPFK from the exons atggcAATTGTATCCTCCACAACAAGCATCATCCCCATGAGTACCCAAGTCAACAATAACGAAAAAGgtatagaagaagatgatcatagAGGCGGCCACGAGAGTAATGTCCAAAATGATGATGAAGCTGATGATCACGATCATGACATGGTCATGCCCGGATTCAGATTCCATCCCACCGAAGAAGAACTCATAGAGTTTTACCTTCGCCGAAAAGTTGAAGGCAAACGCTTCAATGTAGAACTCATTACTTTCCTCGATCTTTATCGCTATGATCCTTGGGAACTTCCTG CTATGGCGGCGATAGGAGAGAAAGAGTGGTACTTCTATGTGCCAAGAGATCGGAAGTATAGAAATGGAGATAGACCAAACCGAGTAACGACTTCAGGATATTGGAAAGCCACAGGAGCTGATCGGATGATCAGATCAGAGACTTCTCGGCCAATCGGATtaaagaaaaccctagttttctaCTCCGGGAAAGCCCCTAAAGGCACTCGTACTAGTTGGATCATGAACGAGTATCGTCTTCCTCACCATGAAACCGAGAAGTACCAAAAG GCTGAAATATCATTATGCCGAGTGTACAAAAGGCCAGGAGTAGAAGATCATCCATCCTTACCACGTTCTCTATCCACACGACATCACAATAACCATAACTCATCATCTCGTCAAGCCttaagacaacaacaacaccattcATCGTCCTCTAATCATTCCGAGAACAACCttaacaacaacaccaacaatctCGAGAAGCTCTCCACGGAATATTCAGGCGACGGCAgcaccacaaccaccacaaacAGTAACTCTGACGTTACCATAGCTTTAGCCAATCAAAACATATATCGTCCAATGCCTTACGGCGCAAGCAACAACACATCGATAATCTCTACTAGTAAtcaagaagacgatgaagccGCCATTGTTGACGATCTTCAAAGACTAGTTAACTACCAAATATCAGATGGAG CGACTACTGCTGCGGCGCTAACGCCTCGAACGCAGGCGACGCTAGCTATGAGCATGATCCCAACAGGGACGATTCCAAACAGTGCTTTGTGGGATATGTGGAATCCAATAATACCAGATGGAAACAGAGATCATTATACTATTAATCCTTTTAAGTAA
- the LOC104790028 gene encoding PHD finger protein ALFIN-LIKE 6 translates to MEGITHPIPRTVEEVFSDFRGRRAGLIKALTNDMVKFYQTCDPEKENLCLYGLPNETWEVNLPVEEVPPELPEPALGINFARDGMQEKDWVSLVAVHSDSWLLSVAFYFGARFGFGKNERKRLFQMINELPTIFEVVTGNAKQSKELSGNNNNSKSKSSGVKSRQTESVTKVAKMPSPPPKDDDESEDEEEDDEQGAVCGACGDSYGTDEFWICCDACEKWFHGKCVKITPAKAENIKHYKCPSCSNKRSRP, encoded by the exons ATGGAGGGAATCACTCATCCTATACCTCGTACTGTTGAAGAGGTCTTTAGCGACTTCAGAGGTCGACGAGCTGGTCTTATTAAAGCCCTCACTAACG ATATGGTGAAGTTTTACCAAACGTGTGATCCTG AGAAGGAGAACTTGTGTCTCTATGGGCTTCCTAATGAGACATGGGAGGTTAATCTCCCCGTCGAGGAAGTTCCTCCTGAGCTTCCTGAACCAGCTTTAGGCATCAATTTCGCTAGAGATGGCATGCAAGAAAAGGACTGGGTTTCTTTGGTTGCAGTTCACAGCGATTCTTGGCTTCTTTCTGTTGCATTTTACTTTGGTGCACGTTTTGGATTTGGTAAGAACGAGAG GAAGAGGCTGTTCCAGATGATTAACGAGCTGCCAACCATCTTCGAAGTTGTGACCGGCAATGCAAAGCAGTCCAAGGAACTATctggtaacaacaacaatagcaaAAGCAAATCTAGTGGCGTCAAG TCTCGCCAAACGGAATCTGTCACAAAGGTTGCAAAGATGCCATCGCCACCACCAAAAGATGACGATGAAAGtgaagacgaggaagaagacgatgaacaAGGTGCTGTTTGTGGCGCTTGTGGAGACAGCTACGGTACAGATGAGTTCTGGATTTGCTGCGATGCATGTGAGAAATGGTTCCATGGGAAATGTGTGAAGATAACACCTGCAAAAGCAGAAAACATCAAGCATTACAAATGCCCAAGCTGCAGTAACAAGAGATCCAGACCTTGA
- the LOC104790027 gene encoding NAC domain-containing protein 35 isoform X1, translating into MAIVSSTTSIIPMSTQVNNNEKGIEEDDHRGGHESNVQNDDEADDHDHDMVMPGFRFHPTEEELIEFYLRRKVEGKRFNVELITFLDLYRYDPWELPAMAAIGEKEWYFYVPRDRKYRNGDRPNRVTTSGYWKATGADRMIRSETSRPIGLKKTLVFYSGKAPKGTRTSWIMNEYRLPHHETEKYQKAEISLCRVYKRPGVEDHPSLPRSLSTRHHNNHNSSSRQALRQQQHHSSSSNHSENNLNNNTNNLEKLSTEYSGDGSTTTTTNSNSDVTIALANQNIYRPMPYGASNNTSIISTSNQEDDEAAIVDDLQRLVNYQISDGGNINHQYFQIAQQFHHNQQQNANANALQLVAAATTAAALTPRTQATLAMSMIPTGTIPNSALWDMWNPIIPDGNRDHYTINPFK; encoded by the exons atggcAATTGTATCCTCCACAACAAGCATCATCCCCATGAGTACCCAAGTCAACAATAACGAAAAAGgtatagaagaagatgatcatagAGGCGGCCACGAGAGTAATGTCCAAAATGATGATGAAGCTGATGATCACGATCATGACATGGTCATGCCCGGATTCAGATTCCATCCCACCGAAGAAGAACTCATAGAGTTTTACCTTCGCCGAAAAGTTGAAGGCAAACGCTTCAATGTAGAACTCATTACTTTCCTCGATCTTTATCGCTATGATCCTTGGGAACTTCCTG CTATGGCGGCGATAGGAGAGAAAGAGTGGTACTTCTATGTGCCAAGAGATCGGAAGTATAGAAATGGAGATAGACCAAACCGAGTAACGACTTCAGGATATTGGAAAGCCACAGGAGCTGATCGGATGATCAGATCAGAGACTTCTCGGCCAATCGGATtaaagaaaaccctagttttctaCTCCGGGAAAGCCCCTAAAGGCACTCGTACTAGTTGGATCATGAACGAGTATCGTCTTCCTCACCATGAAACCGAGAAGTACCAAAAG GCTGAAATATCATTATGCCGAGTGTACAAAAGGCCAGGAGTAGAAGATCATCCATCCTTACCACGTTCTCTATCCACACGACATCACAATAACCATAACTCATCATCTCGTCAAGCCttaagacaacaacaacaccattcATCGTCCTCTAATCATTCCGAGAACAACCttaacaacaacaccaacaatctCGAGAAGCTCTCCACGGAATATTCAGGCGACGGCAgcaccacaaccaccacaaacAGTAACTCTGACGTTACCATAGCTTTAGCCAATCAAAACATATATCGTCCAATGCCTTACGGCGCAAGCAACAACACATCGATAATCTCTACTAGTAAtcaagaagacgatgaagccGCCATTGTTGACGATCTTCAAAGACTAGTTAACTACCAAATATCAGATGGAGGTAACATCAATCACCAATACTTTCAAATCGCTCAACAGTTTCAccataatcaacaacaaaatgcTAACGCCAACGCGTTACAATTGGTTGCGGCAGCGACTACTGCTGCGGCGCTAACGCCTCGAACGCAGGCGACGCTAGCTATGAGCATGATCCCAACAGGGACGATTCCAAACAGTGCTTTGTGGGATATGTGGAATCCAATAATACCAGATGGAAACAGAGATCATTATACTATTAATCCTTTTAAGTAA